One Thiocapsa sp. genomic window, ATCCTCGGAGTCCCGCTCATGTCCCGTATTGCTCTCGTTCTCTTGCTTGCGCTCTTCATCATCGTGCCGACCCACGCCTTGGCCGCCGACGTGCTGGGTTATGTCGACATGCAAAAGGTTCTCGAGGACAGCAAGCTGGGCAAACGTCTTCAAGACCAGCTGCGTGAGGAGTTCGAGCCGCGTGGCGAAGAGATGGCTGCCGAGGAGCAGGAGATCCGTAAGCTCCAGCAATCGCTCGAGCGCGATTCACCACTGATGAGCACCGACCAAGTCAGCAAGCAGGAGGCCGACGTTCAGAAGCGCATCGAAGCCTTCCAGGAGAAGGCAAACGGCCTCCAACAGGAGATCATGAAGGTCCAGCAGACCAAGAGCCGCGAGATTATCGGCCCGGCGCGCGACTCCATCACCGCCGTCGCCAAGAAGAACAAGGTCGGCATGGTCGTCGAGCCCGGGATGTCCGGACTCCTCTATCTCGACGAAAAGCTTGATCTGACCGCCGCAGTCATCAAACACCTGGACGCGAACACCAAGTAAGGCAGCCCAGCAGACCGTTCGGCGTGAACGGGCTATGTCCGACCCATAACGCTGCGGTATCATTTTGGGGCATCGAGCCGGGATCGCCGCTGCGCCTGCACCCGGCGAGCCAAACCCGCCCCGACCACACGACCGCCGGCGCGACCACTGCGCGGGTTACTGCACCTTTTTGAGGAACGGATACAATGCTTGGCGAATCACACGACCTCCTTCACGAGTTCCCCGATCTCGAAGCGAAGATCTCGGCACTGCGCTCGAGCAACGCCGAGTTCGCGCAACTGATGGACGACTACGACACACTCGACGCCCGGGTGCGCGACCTCGAAGAGCTGGGGACGCCCGTCGCCGACGAGACCATCGAGGAGCTCAAGAAGGAACGCTTGGTTCTGAAGGATACGCTCTACGCCATTCTGCGTTCCTGAAGGCGCATTCGGGTTGCCGCCAACGGCCCCGCGTCGGGCTTGTCGAGCGCGGGCAACCCGACCCGAGGCCCCGCGCACGAACAAAGGCCGTCTCGCCCTCTCGCAGAGATCCCGCACAGGTCGTGAAACCACACAGGGCCGTATCCCGTCCTTGTGAGCGGTTCAAAAGGCCGTTGTCGTGATTAATGTCGTTGTCGTTGTCGTTGTCGTAATCGATTACGACAACGACAACGACAACGGATTTGGTGTTCAAACACCATACTTACCCCCCATCGCGTCCTGGACAACCCGGACACCAGATGAAACCATGCGCGGATATCTCGTCCCGACCGCGTGAGCAAGACCCCGTGCAATTTCGAATCATCCCCGTCACCCCCTTTCAGCAGAACACCACCTTACTCTGGTGCGAGCACACCCTTGCCGCCGTCATCGTCGATCCGGGCGGCGAGGCCGAGCGCATCCTCGAGCAGGTCGCAGCGCTGGATCTGAAACCCGAATACCTTCTGCTCACCCACGGCCACCTCGACCACGTCGGCGCCA contains:
- a CDS encoding OmpH family outer membrane protein, with the translated sequence MSRIALVLLLALFIIVPTHALAADVLGYVDMQKVLEDSKLGKRLQDQLREEFEPRGEEMAAEEQEIRKLQQSLERDSPLMSTDQVSKQEADVQKRIEAFQEKANGLQQEIMKVQQTKSREIIGPARDSITAVAKKNKVGMVVEPGMSGLLYLDEKLDLTAAVIKHLDANTK
- a CDS encoding DUF465 domain-containing protein, which gives rise to MLGESHDLLHEFPDLEAKISALRSSNAEFAQLMDDYDTLDARVRDLEELGTPVADETIEELKKERLVLKDTLYAILRS